The following proteins come from a genomic window of Papilio machaon chromosome 7, ilPapMach1.1, whole genome shotgun sequence:
- the LOC123721127 gene encoding uncharacterized protein LOC123721127 produces MLVVYLLLFTFRLYECRAFLIQENNTSLSTCLENIISHWIKKGSPITYVDLNYQDDDIVRSIQRMNLNTVVSRKVDKRIDHYNNAYIIAAGSFEIFKKEFKQLSKERHWKPNVYFIIIFSENFPNPLTDLFDILLRYHVFNVITINGTSDVKIFTYDPFENNGCGKKYFDIKCFNNCSNTSIAKLYSSRFDKILKGCTFNYATSHRAPYSIKPKMRNDTINFLGTEQFVLKMLAEIEGFKIKFVATYDFDIYPVVKEDMSATGALSLIQKGDVDIVFGGILLLRERAEAFSCFYEHLAYIDEFVILVKKAGPVPPWKNIYLEFTYQVWFLLFVTFFVFFAIFVILFHIKDKCNIMLIMCGLLFQQGYKKGFNFKMECFIFQWVIFAFLINTYYQSNLSGLTTHVSYNYQVSNEKDIKEYQMEPCISNIVKTLINSTIGTNYNVDMDEDCNKITTSIQTVSKNYKKYTLVSHSLYKFNRYNFTDDFGNPLLYTFKIPTSKIIYAVYFYKGFPKINILRNNALRIRESGLLQ; encoded by the coding sequence ATGTTGGttgtgtatttattacttttcacATTTCGTTTATATGAATGCCGGGCATTTCTGATCCAGGAGAATAACACAAGTCTTTCAACATgtcttgaaaatattatatcacaTTGGATTAAAAAAGGTTCTCCCATCACCTATGTTGATTTAAACTATCAAGATGATGATATTGTGAGAAGCATTCAAAGAATGAATTTAAACACTGTGGTATCCAGAAAGGTAGATAAACGAATAGACCATTATAATAACGCTTACATTATAGCTGCTGGATCCTTCGAAATTTTCAAAAAGGAATTTAAACAACTTTCTAAAGAGAGACATTGGAAGCCGaatgtctattttattattatttttagtgaaaATTTTCCAAATCCACTGACAGACTTGTTCGATATTCTACTACGTTACCATGTTTTCAACGTGATCACGATAAATGGCACAAGcgatgttaaaattttcaccTACGATCCTTTCGAAAATAACGGTTgtggtaaaaaatattttgacatcaaatgtttcaataattgtTCCAACACCAGTATAGCAAAATTGTATTCATCTAGATTTGATAAAATACTCAAGGGGTGTACTTTTAACTACGCTACATCGCACAGAGCACCGTACTCTATTAAGCCTAAAATGAGAAATGACACTATAAACTTTTTAGGAACGGaacaatttgttttgaaaatgttaGCTGAAATTGagggttttaaaattaaatttgtcgcAACATACGATTTTGACATATATCCCGtcgtgaaagaggatatgtcgGCTACTGGTGCCTTAAGTCTTATTCAAAAAGGAGATGTTGATATAGTTTTTGGAGGAATATTACTATTGCGCGAAAGAGCTGAAGCTTTTAGTTGTTTTTACGAACATCTAGCGTACATAGATGAATTTgtgatattagtaaaaaaagcGGGACCTGTACCACcttggaaaaatatttacttggaATTTACTTACCAGGTTTGGTTCCTTTTGTTTGTTACTTTCTTCGTTTTCTTTGCAATATTTGTAATTCTGTTCCATATTAAAGATAAGtgtaatataatgttaatcaTGTGTGGTCTCCTTTTTCAACAAGGctacaaaaaaggttttaattttaaaatggaatgtttcatttttcaatGGGTAATTTTCGCATTCTTGATCAATACATACTATCAATCTAATCTGTCGGGTCTCACCACACATGTTAGTTACAACTATCAGGTTTCGAATGAAAAAGATATTAAGGAGTATCAAATGGAACCCTGTAtttctaatattgtaaaaacactgataaattctACGATTGGAACTAACTATAACGTAGATATGGATGAAGATTGTAACAAGATCACTACTAGTATTCAAACTGTCagtaagaattataaaaagtacacTTTAGTATCACATTcactatataaatttaatagatataattttacagatGATTTTGGCAATCCTCTcctttatacatttaaaataccaactagtaagattatttatgcGGTGTACTTTTATAAAGGATTCCCAAAGATAAATATCCTACGTAACAATGCATTGCGCATACGTGAAAGTGGTTTACTgcag